From the genome of Anopheles merus strain MAF chromosome X, AmerM5.1, whole genome shotgun sequence, one region includes:
- the LOC121595997 gene encoding echinoderm microtubule-associated protein-like CG42247 isoform X1 produces MDLPRGARYIFSMDGDRKYSLDELEDGSSYVVSSFKVFKPASYGKKNGVWYASPGNQGWGSGAGPARLGRKPSVTEVDNMPSGSLKPSAGRVIRIINSHDHSVQCRVLLNLRTSQPFEEVLEDLGQVLKMIGAKKMYTSNGQEVRSFSQLRNEFAEVETFYLSNTPSLPVGALGPGVIPPSPGRRSRSRLGGSVPDDLSKTTARQRARSKSRPRVLYAPENELVRASSDYPLLDAMKEEPTRITIRGLRRTFYPPLHHPPIDNAPPDKKLSLFWVHGYRGIDSKRNLWVLPSGELLYYVAAVAVLYDREEDAQRHYTGHTEDIMCMEVHPSRELVGSGQRAGRDRKSQAHVRIWSTESLQTLYVFGMGELDSGVIAVAFSQLNGGSYILAVDAGRESILSVWQWQWGHLLGKVATLQEGIWGATFHPLDDNLLITHGRGHLAFWHRRKDGFFEKTDIIKPPSRTFVTCVQFEPDGDVITADSDGFITIYSVDADGAYFVRMEFEAHNKAISCLVMLSEGTLISGGEKDRKIAAWDSLQNYKRITDIKLPESAGGVRSIYPQRPGRNDGNIYVGTTRNNILEGSLQRRFNQVIFGHGKHLWALAAHPDDEVFATGGHDKYVALWRRQKLIWTTSVGYEIIALAFHPYGAALAAGSSEGHLIVINAENGATMLTIRVCGSPLNAVEFNQVGDMIAIGSQNGSIYLFRVSRDGFSYKKINKIRGSQPLTHLDWSSEGNFLQSVTVDFDLLFWDVKSLSPEKSPIAMKDVKWMTSNCTVGFLVAGLWNNRYYPAPSNTIITTTARTAAQDLVAAGDADGYLRLFRYPCITPRAEFTEAKVYSGTLAAVKFLYGNHSLVTVGGTDASLMIWELTEE; encoded by the exons ATGGATCTGCCCCGGGGCGCCCGCTACATCTTCTCGATGGACGGCGACCGGAAGTACTCGCTCGACGAGCTCGAGGACGGCTCCAGCTACGTCGTGTCGTCGTTCAAGGTGTTCAAG CCGGCCAGCTACGGCAAAAAGAACGGCGTGTGGTACGCCTCGCCCGGCAACCAGGGATGGGGCAGCGGTGCCGGCCCGGCCCGACTCGGACGCAAACCGTCCGTCACCGAGGTGGACAACATGCCGTCCGGCAGCCTGAAGCCGAGCGCCGGGCGCGTGATTAGAATAATCAACAGCCACGATCACAGCGTGCAG TGTCGCGTGCTGCTGAACCTGCGCACATCGCAACCGTTCGAGGAGGTGCTGGAGGATCTCGGCCAGGTGTTGAAGATGATCGGAGCCAAAAAGATGTATACCAGCAACGGGCAGGAGGTGCGCAGCTTCTCCCAGCTGCGCAACGAGTTCGCCGAGGTGGAAACGTTCTACCTGAGCAACACGCCGTCGCTGCCGGTCGGGGCGCTCGGGCCGGGCGTCATACCGCCGTCGCCGGGCCGCCGGTCCCGCTCGCGCCTCGGCGGCTCCGTGCCGGACGATCTGTCCAAGACAACTGCCCGGCAGCGCGCTCGCAGCAAGAGCCGGCCGCGCGTCCTGTACGCGCCGGAGAACGAGCTGGTGCGCGCCTCGTCCGACTATCCGCTGCTGGACGCGATGAAGGAGGAACCGACGCGCATCACGATCCGCGGCCTGCGCCGCACCTTCTATCCGCCGCTGCACCATCCGCCGATCGACAATGCGCCGCCGGACAAGAAGCTGTCCCTGTTCTGGGT CCACGGCTACCGTGGAATTGATTCCAAGCGCAACCTCTGGGTGCTGCCGTCGGGCGAGCTGCTCTACTACGTCGCCGCCGTCGCCGTGCTGTACGACCGTGAGGAGGACGCCCAGCGCCATTATACCGGTCACACAGAGGACATCATGTG CATGGAGGTACATCCGTCCCGGGAGCTGGTCGGGTCGGGCCAGCGGGCCGGCCGGGACCGGAAGTCCCAGGCGCACGTGCGCATCTGGAGCACCGAGTCGCTGCAGACGCTGTACGTGTTCGGCATGGGCGAGCTGGACTCGGGCGTGATTGCGGTCGCCTTTTCGCAGCTGAACGGTGGCAGCTACATCCTCGCGGTGGACGCCGGCCGCGAAAGCATCCTGTCCGTCTGGCAATGGCAATGGGGCCATCTGCTCGGCAAGGTGGCG ACCCTGCAAGAAGGCATCTGGGGCGCCACGTTCCACCCGCTCGACGATAATCTGCTAATCACACATGGCCGGGGCCATCTCGCGTTTTGGCACAGACGGAAAGATGGTTTCTTCGAGAAGACCGACATCATCAAACCG CCTTCGCGAACGTTCGTCACGTGCGTCCAGTTCGAGCCGGACGGTGACGTCATCACGGCGGACAGTGACGGCTTCATCACGATTTACAGCGTCGACGCGGACGGTGCGTACTTCGTGCGCATGGAGTTCGAGGCGCACAACAAGGCGATCAGCTGTCTGGTGATGCTGTCCGAGGGTACGCTGATATCGGGCGGCGAGAAGGACCGCAAGATAGCGGCCTGGGACTCGCTGCAGAACTACAAACGCATCACCGACATTAAG CTTCCCGAGTCGGCCGGCGGCGTACGCTCGATCTATCCGCAGCGACCGGGCCGGAACGATGGCAACATCTACGTCGGCACGACGCGCAACAACATCCTCGAGGGTTCGCTGCAGCGTCGCTTCAACCAGGTCATCTTCGGCCACGGCAAGCATCTGTGGGCGCTGGCCGCCCACCCGGACGACGAGGTGTTTGCGACCGGCGGCCACGATAAGTACGTGGCGCTCTGGCGCCGCCAGAAGCTGATCTGGACGACCTCGGTCGGGTACGAGATCATCGCGCTTGCGTTCCACCCGTACGGGGCGGCACTGGCGGCGGGCAGCTCCGAGGGCCACCTGATTGTGATCAACGCCGAGAACGGTGCCACGATGCTGACGATTCGCGTCTGCGGCTCGCCGCTCAATGCGGTCGAGTTTAACCAGG TCGGTGACATGATAGCGATCGGCTCGCAGAACGGCAGCATCTACCTGTTCCGGGTGTCGCGCGACGGCTTCTCGTACAAGAAGATCAACAAGATCCGCGGCTCCCAGCCGCTAACGCACCTCGACTGGAGCAGCGAGGGCAACTTCCTGCAGTCGGTGACGGTCGACTTCGATCTGCTGTTCTGGGACGTCAAGTCGCTGTCGCCCGAGAAGAGCCCGATCGCGATGAAGGACGTCAAGTGGATGACCAGCAACTGCACGGTCGGCTTCCTGGTGGCGGGCCTGTGGAACAACCGCTACTATCCGGCACCGTCCAACACGATTATCACGACGACGGCCCGGACCGCGGCCCAGGATCTGGTGGCGGCCGGCGACGCCGACGGCTACCTGCGCCTGTTCCGCTACCCGTGCATTACGCCGCGGGCCGAGTTCACCGAGGCGAAGGTGTACTCGGGCACGCTCGCAGCCGTCAAGTTCCTGTACGGCAACCATAGCCTGGTGACGGTCGGCGGCACCGACGCGTCGCTCATGATCTGGGAGCTGACCGAGGAATAG
- the LOC121595997 gene encoding echinoderm microtubule-associated protein-like CG42247 isoform X2 — MKIDVRVLPASYGKKNGVWYASPGNQGWGSGAGPARLGRKPSVTEVDNMPSGSLKPSAGRVIRIINSHDHSVQCRVLLNLRTSQPFEEVLEDLGQVLKMIGAKKMYTSNGQEVRSFSQLRNEFAEVETFYLSNTPSLPVGALGPGVIPPSPGRRSRSRLGGSVPDDLSKTTARQRARSKSRPRVLYAPENELVRASSDYPLLDAMKEEPTRITIRGLRRTFYPPLHHPPIDNAPPDKKLSLFWVHGYRGIDSKRNLWVLPSGELLYYVAAVAVLYDREEDAQRHYTGHTEDIMCMEVHPSRELVGSGQRAGRDRKSQAHVRIWSTESLQTLYVFGMGELDSGVIAVAFSQLNGGSYILAVDAGRESILSVWQWQWGHLLGKVATLQEGIWGATFHPLDDNLLITHGRGHLAFWHRRKDGFFEKTDIIKPPSRTFVTCVQFEPDGDVITADSDGFITIYSVDADGAYFVRMEFEAHNKAISCLVMLSEGTLISGGEKDRKIAAWDSLQNYKRITDIKLPESAGGVRSIYPQRPGRNDGNIYVGTTRNNILEGSLQRRFNQVIFGHGKHLWALAAHPDDEVFATGGHDKYVALWRRQKLIWTTSVGYEIIALAFHPYGAALAAGSSEGHLIVINAENGATMLTIRVCGSPLNAVEFNQVGDMIAIGSQNGSIYLFRVSRDGFSYKKINKIRGSQPLTHLDWSSEGNFLQSVTVDFDLLFWDVKSLSPEKSPIAMKDVKWMTSNCTVGFLVAGLWNNRYYPAPSNTIITTTARTAAQDLVAAGDADGYLRLFRYPCITPRAEFTEAKVYSGTLAAVKFLYGNHSLVTVGGTDASLMIWELTEE, encoded by the exons ATGAAAATTGACGTGCGTGTGCTG CCGGCCAGCTACGGCAAAAAGAACGGCGTGTGGTACGCCTCGCCCGGCAACCAGGGATGGGGCAGCGGTGCCGGCCCGGCCCGACTCGGACGCAAACCGTCCGTCACCGAGGTGGACAACATGCCGTCCGGCAGCCTGAAGCCGAGCGCCGGGCGCGTGATTAGAATAATCAACAGCCACGATCACAGCGTGCAG TGTCGCGTGCTGCTGAACCTGCGCACATCGCAACCGTTCGAGGAGGTGCTGGAGGATCTCGGCCAGGTGTTGAAGATGATCGGAGCCAAAAAGATGTATACCAGCAACGGGCAGGAGGTGCGCAGCTTCTCCCAGCTGCGCAACGAGTTCGCCGAGGTGGAAACGTTCTACCTGAGCAACACGCCGTCGCTGCCGGTCGGGGCGCTCGGGCCGGGCGTCATACCGCCGTCGCCGGGCCGCCGGTCCCGCTCGCGCCTCGGCGGCTCCGTGCCGGACGATCTGTCCAAGACAACTGCCCGGCAGCGCGCTCGCAGCAAGAGCCGGCCGCGCGTCCTGTACGCGCCGGAGAACGAGCTGGTGCGCGCCTCGTCCGACTATCCGCTGCTGGACGCGATGAAGGAGGAACCGACGCGCATCACGATCCGCGGCCTGCGCCGCACCTTCTATCCGCCGCTGCACCATCCGCCGATCGACAATGCGCCGCCGGACAAGAAGCTGTCCCTGTTCTGGGT CCACGGCTACCGTGGAATTGATTCCAAGCGCAACCTCTGGGTGCTGCCGTCGGGCGAGCTGCTCTACTACGTCGCCGCCGTCGCCGTGCTGTACGACCGTGAGGAGGACGCCCAGCGCCATTATACCGGTCACACAGAGGACATCATGTG CATGGAGGTACATCCGTCCCGGGAGCTGGTCGGGTCGGGCCAGCGGGCCGGCCGGGACCGGAAGTCCCAGGCGCACGTGCGCATCTGGAGCACCGAGTCGCTGCAGACGCTGTACGTGTTCGGCATGGGCGAGCTGGACTCGGGCGTGATTGCGGTCGCCTTTTCGCAGCTGAACGGTGGCAGCTACATCCTCGCGGTGGACGCCGGCCGCGAAAGCATCCTGTCCGTCTGGCAATGGCAATGGGGCCATCTGCTCGGCAAGGTGGCG ACCCTGCAAGAAGGCATCTGGGGCGCCACGTTCCACCCGCTCGACGATAATCTGCTAATCACACATGGCCGGGGCCATCTCGCGTTTTGGCACAGACGGAAAGATGGTTTCTTCGAGAAGACCGACATCATCAAACCG CCTTCGCGAACGTTCGTCACGTGCGTCCAGTTCGAGCCGGACGGTGACGTCATCACGGCGGACAGTGACGGCTTCATCACGATTTACAGCGTCGACGCGGACGGTGCGTACTTCGTGCGCATGGAGTTCGAGGCGCACAACAAGGCGATCAGCTGTCTGGTGATGCTGTCCGAGGGTACGCTGATATCGGGCGGCGAGAAGGACCGCAAGATAGCGGCCTGGGACTCGCTGCAGAACTACAAACGCATCACCGACATTAAG CTTCCCGAGTCGGCCGGCGGCGTACGCTCGATCTATCCGCAGCGACCGGGCCGGAACGATGGCAACATCTACGTCGGCACGACGCGCAACAACATCCTCGAGGGTTCGCTGCAGCGTCGCTTCAACCAGGTCATCTTCGGCCACGGCAAGCATCTGTGGGCGCTGGCCGCCCACCCGGACGACGAGGTGTTTGCGACCGGCGGCCACGATAAGTACGTGGCGCTCTGGCGCCGCCAGAAGCTGATCTGGACGACCTCGGTCGGGTACGAGATCATCGCGCTTGCGTTCCACCCGTACGGGGCGGCACTGGCGGCGGGCAGCTCCGAGGGCCACCTGATTGTGATCAACGCCGAGAACGGTGCCACGATGCTGACGATTCGCGTCTGCGGCTCGCCGCTCAATGCGGTCGAGTTTAACCAGG TCGGTGACATGATAGCGATCGGCTCGCAGAACGGCAGCATCTACCTGTTCCGGGTGTCGCGCGACGGCTTCTCGTACAAGAAGATCAACAAGATCCGCGGCTCCCAGCCGCTAACGCACCTCGACTGGAGCAGCGAGGGCAACTTCCTGCAGTCGGTGACGGTCGACTTCGATCTGCTGTTCTGGGACGTCAAGTCGCTGTCGCCCGAGAAGAGCCCGATCGCGATGAAGGACGTCAAGTGGATGACCAGCAACTGCACGGTCGGCTTCCTGGTGGCGGGCCTGTGGAACAACCGCTACTATCCGGCACCGTCCAACACGATTATCACGACGACGGCCCGGACCGCGGCCCAGGATCTGGTGGCGGCCGGCGACGCCGACGGCTACCTGCGCCTGTTCCGCTACCCGTGCATTACGCCGCGGGCCGAGTTCACCGAGGCGAAGGTGTACTCGGGCACGCTCGCAGCCGTCAAGTTCCTGTACGGCAACCATAGCCTGGTGACGGTCGGCGGCACCGACGCGTCGCTCATGATCTGGGAGCTGACCGAGGAATAG